In a single window of the Aminomonas paucivorans DSM 12260 genome:
- a CDS encoding cold-shock protein, with protein MKTNGTVKWFNATKGYGFITTEDGKDVFVHFSAIQGDGFKTLDEGQRVSFEVTQGSKGPQASDVEKL; from the coding sequence TTGAAGACCAACGGAACGGTAAAATGGTTCAACGCCACGAAGGGGTATGGGTTCATCACCACTGAAGATGGCAAGGATGTTTTTGTCCACTTCAGCGCCATCCAGGGCGACGGTTTCAAGACCTTGGATGAGGGTCAGCGGGTTTCCTTCGAGGTTACCCAAGGCAGCAAGGGCCCCCAGGCTTCCGACGTCGAGAAGCTTTAG